In Paludibacter propionicigenes WB4, the genomic window ATATTGTACGATCCGCTAACGGAGAAATTATCAATCAGACTTATTACTTTGAATTTTGAAGTAGTGGTAGTATCTTTCTCGCTTTTAAGCACTTTCATTTCCAAATTGTTGGTCAAAGAGAAACTGATATTTCCTGATTTACCTGTACCCGGAGCGCCGTATAAGCTATTCATATAATGTGAGTATTGAACTACCTGATCATGCTGTACTGCTGCATTGGCAGGTATTATATAAGATCCGTAGTATCCCCAGGTAGCTGCTCCAAAATCCGGAGCGTAACTGAATCCAACTGTAGGTGTCATTACGTGTCTTATGGCAACTATTTTATTACCTGTGAGCTTGTTAAAAAACGGAAGCGGGGTGTACATTCCATAAACTTTAGTAGATGCAGAAACTCCCATGTTGAAATCGTACACTCTATTAAATCCTGAAACAGTATCTGTTTTTACCCGCTGATTGGTCTCATCCCAACTTTGATTTACCGATTGAAGGTACCAGCGCTCGTTATAATTGAACGAAGGAGAAACGTTTATGTATTTTAGAACATTGAAAGTAGCACTGATAGGAATACTGTGTTTCATGCCGTTTTTCCAGTCTTTTGAGAAAGATGAAGTCAAGAGCTTATTTTCTTTCGTTCGGATACTATTCGCAAATGTACCATTGTATGACATGGAAATTTTTTCGTACCAACGCTCATTTCCGGCAGCATTTTTTCGTTTGAAAGGATAGATGCGGCTCATTGACACACTAATGTTTGGCAACGATAAGTCGAGCATGGAATCACGGGTACTTTGCGCAGCATTCATACTTCCTGAAATATTAAACGGACTTTCGGGGAATCGCTTGGTGAATGATATGCTTGAGCTTTTAGTACTTTGTGAGTTTATCTCCGGGCGATAATAGTTGTCAATATTATTTCGGTTGTACCCGCTTGTACTGAAGTTTACGCTTGTTGAGAAATTGAAATACGGATTTGCTTTAGCGTCCTGAGAGTGCGACCAAACAATGCTCATGCTGGGCATTTTACTATAGTTGGGTAGCTCTTTCTCTCCTGTAACATCCTCGCGGTAACTAAAATTAAAAGAACCGCTATATTTGTATCGTTTAATGTATTTGGAGTTTGCATAAAAAGCCCATGTTCCCTTGGTATATATATCGCCCTTTACTTCCAAATCGGCATAATCACTGATAGCAAAGTAATAACCTCCTCCCATCAGTCCAAATCCTCTGGTTTGTTCGTCTCTGAATGTAGGCATAACAATTCCGGATGAATATTTATCCGTAAATGGGAAAAAACCGAAAGGAATTGCAATTGGCAGAGGTACATCTTCTACTACCAGATAGGCCGGTCCCGAAACAACATATTTTCCGGTCTTAACTTTCCCTCTTGTAAGGTCCATGTAAAAGTCAGGATGTTCGTGGTTATCGCAGGTCGTGTATTTTCCGTCCGTTATACACAGAATGTCATTATCCACTTTTTTTGTTTTATCGCTGACAATGTAGCCCTCGCCTTGTTTTGTAACTGCTTGTCTGATAAATCCCTTTTTCGTTTTTAAATTGTAGGTCAGTTCTTTGGATGAGTATTCCGTGCTACCTTCGGCAAATACAGGTTCTCCGATTTTTTTACCGACACTATCCGTCTTTCCGTGCGCGAAGACGATACTGCTGTCCATCTTAACCCGTACAAAGTCCGCTTTTAAATTAATGTTCTTGTATTTTATATCGCTTTGTCCATGCAGAAAACCTGTTCCATTGCCTAATAAAACAATAGAGTCCTGGGCACTATAGGTAATTTTGGCATCAATCTGATTGGGTTTGACTTTTTTTGTTACTGTCTTTACTGTATCCCGGGAATTCCTTATACTATCGTTTATGTGCTTTATTAGGTCGCTTTTATTGGGCACAGCTTTCTCCTGACTGAACCCCATGAAGGTAGAAGTCAGACAAAAAATGAAAAGCAGGTTCAGACGTGCTATGTTGAAATGTAATCGGTTACAGATTTGCATCCGGTAAGGGTATGGTTTTCTAAATTAGGCCGCAAATTTACTGAAAAAAAAGTACTCTCATTTACTTGTAATCTTTTTTTATGAATAATTTGAAAATTTACCACTTCATTTCGCATTATAAACAGGATAAAAACATTACTTTTGCAACAATTATTACAACCAAATCCTTTTTTATTTAACGAAGTTTTTATGAAATTTATCAAAAAGTATTTTATTGTACGTCAGTGCTATATGATGTTATTTGGACTTTTTGTCCTTACTCCTTTGATAGCACAGGATGCTAAATTTACTGTGGTGCTTGATGCAGGACATGGAGGTCATGACCCCGGGGCGATGGGTGCTTTTTCACGGGAAAAAGACATTAATTTAGCTATTGAGTTGTATCTGGGATCATTGATTGAGCAAAACTTCAAAGACGTAAAAGTAGTATATACCCGTAAGACTGATAAATACCTTACTCTCCAAGAACGAGCCGACATTGTGAATGATCATCATGCCGATTTGTTTATCTGCGTTCACACGAACTCCTCAACCAGTCCTGCTGCATTCGGAACTGAAACATTTACACTCGGGTTGGCTAAATCTAAAGCTAATTTAGATGTGGCTATGCGTGAAAACTCGGTAATTTTGCTTGAGGAAGACTACCGCTCGAAGTATAAGGGTTTTGATCCTAAATCGGTTGATTCCTACATAATGTTTGAATTTA contains:
- a CDS encoding putative LPS assembly protein LptD, producing MQICNRLHFNIARLNLLFIFCLTSTFMGFSQEKAVPNKSDLIKHINDSIRNSRDTVKTVTKKVKPNQIDAKITYSAQDSIVLLGNGTGFLHGQSDIKYKNINLKADFVRVKMDSSIVFAHGKTDSVGKKIGEPVFAEGSTEYSSKELTYNLKTKKGFIRQAVTKQGEGYIVSDKTKKVDNDILCITDGKYTTCDNHEHPDFYMDLTRGKVKTGKYVVSGPAYLVVEDVPLPIAIPFGFFPFTDKYSSGIVMPTFRDEQTRGFGLMGGGYYFAISDYADLEVKGDIYTKGTWAFYANSKYIKRYKYSGSFNFSYREDVTGEKELPNYSKMPSMSIVWSHSQDAKANPYFNFSTSVNFSTSGYNRNNIDNYYRPEINSQSTKSSSISFTKRFPESPFNISGSMNAAQSTRDSMLDLSLPNISVSMSRIYPFKRKNAAGNERWYEKISMSYNGTFANSIRTKENKLLTSSFSKDWKNGMKHSIPISATFNVLKYINVSPSFNYNERWYLQSVNQSWDETNQRVKTDTVSGFNRVYDFNMGVSASTKVYGMYTPLPFFNKLTGNKIVAIRHVMTPTVGFSYAPDFGAATWGYYGSYIIPANAAVQHDQVVQYSHYMNSLYGAPGTGKSGNISFSLTNNLEMKVLKSEKDTTTTSKFKVISLIDNFSVSGSYNMAADSMQWSMLNVGLRIKAGKSQSLSLSGMFDPYMYAPNSTNTAGIRVNKLRWEHGKLPRFMGTGTSYSYTLNNETFKKKDKKKKEDSTKSNNTDANLTPTTDLKNQTKTDAEKDKKALAKDSEGYQKVTIPWSININYSVTYANSTWNPKKTEYNMALTHNLSFSGNISLTNNWKLSANTTYDFPNHQFTYTNVNIIRNLHCWTMTASVVPFGPYKSYNFKIGVNASMLQDLKYDKQSGYGNTPITWY